Genomic segment of Candidatus Schekmanbacteria bacterium:
AAGCGATTCATCCATAGGTATGAATGCCTCACCATACCGTTCAATGCCCTTCCTCTTGCCTAACGCTTTTCTGAATGCTTGTCCAATTACAATTCCTAAATCCTCAACAGTGTGATGGCAATCGACTTCTGTATCGCCTCTTCCCTGAATTCTCAAGGAAAAACCTCCATGCTTTGCAAAAAGCTCTAACATATGATTCATAAAAGGTATTCCTGTATCAATCTTGACAGCCCTCTTACCGTCAAGGTTGAGATTGACTTTAATCTTGGTTTCAGCGCTCTCTCTCTTGATATTCGATTTTCTTTCAGCAGACATATTATCAACCTCAGAATTTTTTTTAATCAATTTTTAAAATATCATAAATTGGCAATTAAGTATTCAAAAAAATGTCTATCGATTTCTATTTCTTGAAATATCCTTGCCATAAGAGTATTCATTAAATAGAATTCTATAACAGGTCAAAAGTTAAATAAACGAGGGAATAGGCAAAGTTATTATGACAAAAAATTTGAAAACTTTTTTGCTCAAAAGAGTCTTAGTACATATTGCTTTAATCGTCCTTCTAATTACATTCTTCCTCTATATAGTTAGCCAAATTTACACACTAAATATGGATGAGCTAAAAAAGGAATATACAAACCGACAGCTTCTCATAACCTTTCAATCGGCAAAGCAGATAAAAACTTATTTTGAAGATTTGAGCAGAGAATTCAGTCTTATCCATACAATTGTCAAGATGGGACAGATGGCTATAAAGAAAGATGCAGATTTAGTATTGGACACAGCATCCTATCTCGGAGAGGTGGAGAGGGAGGAAATTGATACCTATTTTGCCGCTGATGGGAACGGGATTTTAATTTGGAATTCTGAAAATAACAGCAAATTTGCAATCGAAATTCCAGCTAAAATCCTCAACACATTAAAAACAAACAAAAAATTGAATTACTTTCTCTTTAGAGGCTTGAAGGATAAAAATGGGAATATAAGTAGTGAAAAAATAATTTTTCTGAAGCCCTTTTTCGACAATCCAAAAAATCCCGAAAAATTGACGAGAATTGCAGGTGCTGTAATAAACCTGAAAAGTCTCTTTGATAAATTTGTAAAGCCAATAATGGCTGACAATGATATGTCAGCTTGGGTTATTTCTTCTGAAGGAATAATCCTTTATCTTCCAAGACACGAAAAGATGGTAAGCAACAGCATATTCAAAACAGATGAAAGCTGTTTCAAATGCCATAAAAATTTTAAAACGGAAAATAAAATTCTAACCAACAATCAGTTCAAGGGGTCCTATTTTATTAAAAGACGCTCAATGCTTGTATCATCATCAACCTCCGATAATCCCGGCTTATCCTTCAAAGTGGTTACAAGCACCCCTCTCGCTTCTGTGGCGAGACGCGCACGATTGAGCTATCTCTATATGATTATTCTTTCAGTATCAGTAATTCTTGCCTTAATAATTTCAGGAGGATACACAATCAGGGTAAACCGCAAAAGGGCGAACGCCCTTCGCGAAAAGCTCCGAGATCAGGAAGAAATCCTCTACTTGAAAGAATTCAATGAAAATATCATAAGGAATCTGCCTGTTGGAATAGTAGTCATTGATAAGGAAAGAAAAGTTCAGACAGTAAACAATGAAATTATAAGAATGGGAGAAAAGACAGGGCTCAACTGGTCATATGATATGCTGGGAAAAGATGTAGCAGAAACAATGCCTGAAAATTTAAGGGAATCTGCCATTTCAAACTACAATTATGTTTTAAAAGAAGGCAATCAGTATCTGAACCCAATGATTGTCTTTAAAGGCAGCAAAGGAAAGC
This window contains:
- a CDS encoding PAS domain S-box protein codes for the protein MTKNLKTFLLKRVLVHIALIVLLITFFLYIVSQIYTLNMDELKKEYTNRQLLITFQSAKQIKTYFEDLSREFSLIHTIVKMGQMAIKKDADLVLDTASYLGEVEREEIDTYFAADGNGILIWNSENNSKFAIEIPAKILNTLKTNKKLNYFLFRGLKDKNGNISSEKIIFLKPFFDNPKNPEKLTRIAGAVINLKSLFDKFVKPIMADNDMSAWVISSEGIILYLPRHEKMVSNSIFKTDESCFKCHKNFKTENKILTNNQFKGSYFIKRRSMLVSSSTSDNPGLSFKVVTSTPLASVARRARLSYLYMIILSVSVILALIISGGYTIRVNRKRANALREKLRDQEEILYLKEFNENIIRNLPVGIVVIDKERKVQTVNNEIIRMGEKTGLNWSYDMLGKDVAETMPENLRESAISNYNYVLKEGNQYLNPMIVFKGSKGKLLCSVRISPLRDAKNNIVGAIIMREDITEQKRLEAEIKETKDYLEKVFEASVDGIIVTDEKGYIRMANDAVCKMLGYEKEELIGMYTTELSTKESQHIQDQLNILETLRKEGKSAPTEVTYRRKDGTFIPIEQSTAFVYDDKGNLVGAVAGMRDLTEKKKAEERQKELQQRLIHSEKLASIGRLAGGIAHEINNPLSGVITNLGMIKDIVVPDPGEILKECEQANAGAECTKKMAEFYEKYLKLEKKRQRLLETAYKGGDRCKKIIQDLLVFARPSAKREEEEINLNTCIEESLEIIHNQLILNNITVNKKLSEGLKPIKGVKKELDQIFLNFFVNAFHAMKPDGGELSIESFNDNSNVVVKVSDTGCGMTPEVMNKIFDPFFTTKDVGSGTGLGLSIVYEIIQNHNGTIDVKSKVNEGTTFTLKFPVAQK
- the hisB gene encoding imidazoleglycerol-phosphate dehydratase HisB — protein: MSAERKSNIKRESAETKIKVNLNLDGKRAVKIDTGIPFMNHMLELFAKHGGFSLRIQGRGDTEVDCHHTVEDLGIVIGQAFRKALGKRKGIERYGEAFIPMDESLARVVIDISGRPYLYYDVKMPKKRFEGFDYSLIEEFLRAFSVHSATTIHISLLYGKNQHHICEAIFKALAVALKRACAISGKNASIPSTKGVLDL